A single window of Arcobacter venerupis DNA harbors:
- a CDS encoding proline--tRNA ligase has protein sequence MKFSKMFIPTTKETPNDATLPSHQFLLRAGFIAQTGAGIYDFMPMGKIVLDKIRAVVKDEMDKAGANEVQFGFVTPLSLWEESGRANTMGNELLRFKDRKNTNFVLSPTNEEAVVNMVKNRITSYKDLPIHLYQINTKFRDEARPRFGLMRGREFLMKDGYSFHSSAEDLVREFNLMEETYKKVYTRLGLNFRVVAADSGAIGGSGSKEFHVIADSGEDTIVVCDSCDYGANIEAATRKAVTKEKLETIKIEKIETPNCKTIDEVSSFLNADSYYSMKAVIKKAVYEDKTQIVVFFVRGCDELEETKACNSVAALELADANEDDLKDAGLVAGYCGIIDLPKNVKVVVDNELQGENNLVCGANEENYHLKGVDLTVLELNYADLVAVQEGDICACCGGKLSYTKGIEAGHIFQLGTKYSQAMNANFLDENGKAKPFVMGCYGIGVSRLVAAVIEQNHDEKGCLWTKETAPFMVDIIVSNSKKEEEASAGEKIYEDLKAAGVQVLLDDRINARFGFKMGDFELIGFPYAVVIGKKLVDGFVEVVDRKTLEKTDVKIEDVVSTIIELIK, from the coding sequence ATGAAATTTAGTAAAATGTTTATCCCAACAACTAAAGAAACACCAAATGATGCGACATTACCATCACATCAATTTTTATTAAGAGCTGGATTTATTGCTCAAACAGGAGCTGGAATTTATGATTTTATGCCTATGGGAAAAATTGTTTTAGATAAAATTAGAGCTGTTGTAAAAGATGAAATGGATAAAGCAGGAGCAAATGAAGTTCAATTTGGTTTTGTAACTCCTTTATCTCTTTGGGAAGAATCAGGACGAGCAAATACTATGGGAAATGAGCTTTTAAGATTTAAAGATAGAAAAAATACAAATTTTGTTTTATCTCCTACAAATGAAGAAGCTGTTGTAAATATGGTTAAAAATAGAATTACTTCATATAAAGATTTACCAATTCATCTTTATCAAATTAATACAAAATTTAGAGATGAAGCAAGACCTAGATTTGGTCTTATGAGAGGTAGAGAATTTTTAATGAAAGATGGATATTCTTTTCACTCTTCAGCTGAAGATTTAGTAAGAGAATTTAATCTTATGGAAGAGACTTATAAAAAGGTTTATACAAGACTTGGTTTAAATTTTAGAGTTGTTGCTGCTGATAGTGGTGCAATTGGTGGAAGTGGTTCTAAAGAGTTCCATGTAATAGCAGATTCAGGTGAAGATACAATTGTTGTATGTGATTCTTGTGATTATGGAGCTAATATTGAAGCAGCAACTAGAAAAGCTGTAACAAAAGAGAAACTAGAAACAATTAAAATTGAAAAAATCGAAACTCCAAATTGTAAAACAATAGACGAAGTTAGCAGTTTTTTAAATGCTGATTCTTATTACTCTATGAAAGCTGTAATCAAAAAAGCTGTTTATGAAGATAAAACTCAAATAGTAGTTTTCTTTGTAAGAGGTTGTGATGAATTAGAAGAGACTAAAGCTTGTAATTCAGTTGCTGCTTTAGAATTAGCTGATGCAAATGAAGATGATTTAAAAGATGCTGGTTTAGTTGCTGGATATTGTGGAATTATTGATTTACCTAAAAATGTAAAAGTTGTAGTTGATAATGAACTACAAGGGGAAAATAATTTAGTTTGTGGAGCAAATGAAGAAAATTACCATTTAAAAGGTGTTGATTTAACTGTTTTAGAATTAAATTATGCTGATTTAGTTGCTGTTCAAGAGGGTGATATTTGTGCTTGTTGTGGTGGAAAATTATCTTATACAAAAGGAATTGAAGCTGGACATATTTTCCAATTAGGAACAAAATATTCACAAGCTATGAATGCGAACTTTTTAGATGAAAATGGAAAAGCAAAACCTTTTGTTATGGGATGTTATGGAATTGGAGTTTCAAGATTAGTAGCGGCTGTAATTGAGCAAAACCATGATGAAAAAGGTTGTCTATGGACAAAAGAGACTGCACCTTTTATGGTTGATATTATAGTTTCAAACTCTAAAAAAGAAGAAGAAGCAAGTGCTGGTGAAAAAATCTATGAAGATTTAAAAGCAGCTGGAGTTCAAGTACTTTTAGATGATAGAATAAATGCTAGATTTGGTTTTAAAATGGGAGATTTTGAACTAATTGGTTTTCCTTATGCTGTTGTAATTGGTAAAAAATTAGTTGATGGTTTTGTAGAAGTTGTAGATAGAAAAACTTTAGAAAAAACAGATGTAAAAATAGAAGATGTAGTTTCTACAATAATTGAATTAATTAAATAA
- a CDS encoding mechanosensitive ion channel family protein, with protein sequence MEKELEKNIDGITKSITSYIPDNIVEIISSYTFSLLMALLIFVIGKWAVNKIVGLFGKVLRKVKGMDETLIKFLENIVYYALMIVVLLTSLGKLGVETTSFLAILGAAGLAIGLALKDSLGNFASGVMIILFKPLKVGDFVTAGGVTGTVSEVGIFNSVFITGDNQKIIVPNGSITSGTITNVNAFDTRRVDLIVGIGYGDDIKKAKDVLNSIITSNEKVLVEKGITVAVSELADSSVNFVVRAWVKTPDYWDVKFALTESIKITFDKEGISIPYPQQDVHHYNKI encoded by the coding sequence TTGGAAAAAGAGTTAGAAAAAAACATAGATGGTATAACAAAAAGTATAACTTCATATATTCCAGATAATATTGTTGAAATTATTAGCAGTTATACTTTTTCATTATTAATGGCTTTATTAATTTTTGTTATTGGTAAATGGGCTGTTAATAAAATAGTTGGACTATTCGGGAAAGTTTTAAGAAAAGTAAAAGGAATGGATGAAACTCTAATTAAATTTTTAGAGAATATCGTTTATTACGCTTTGATGATTGTTGTTCTTTTAACATCATTAGGAAAACTAGGAGTTGAAACAACTTCATTTTTAGCAATTCTAGGAGCTGCTGGTCTTGCTATTGGTTTAGCTTTAAAAGATTCTTTAGGGAATTTTGCTTCAGGTGTTATGATTATTTTATTTAAACCTTTAAAAGTAGGAGACTTTGTTACAGCTGGTGGAGTTACTGGAACTGTGAGTGAAGTTGGTATTTTTAATTCTGTTTTTATAACAGGTGATAATCAAAAAATTATTGTTCCAAATGGATCAATCACAAGTGGAACAATCACAAATGTAAATGCTTTTGATACAAGAAGAGTTGATTTAATTGTTGGTATTGGTTATGGAGATGATATTAAAAAAGCAAAAGATGTTTTAAATTCAATCATAACTTCAAATGAAAAAGTTTTAGTTGAAAAAGGTATTACTGTTGCAGTTTCAGAATTAGCTGATTCATCAGTAAATTTTGTAGTTAGAGCTTGGGTTAAAACTCCTGATTATTGGGATGTGAAATTTGCTTTAACTGAATCAATAAAAATTACATTTGATAAAGAGGGTATTTCAATTCCATATCCTCAACAAGATGTACACCACTATAATAAAATTTAA
- a CDS encoding CCA tRNA nucleotidyltransferase, with protein MYTTIIKFNLPSILEEILNDLQKIGAIPILVGGSVRDHFLNIPVKDYDVEIFGIDCFETIEKCLQKYGSVKLVGKSFGVLTLSVDEYDFDFALPRSEKKVGNSHQDFEITTNAKLSFKEAALRRDFTINAIGYDFSQKEFLDPFDGINDLKNKTIKHINDKTFIEDSLRVYRAVGFASRFNFKLEEKTKELCKQIVLSNELEYLPKERIYEEFKKLFLKSSKPSIAFELMRELGILKYFPELEVLINCIQDKEYHPEGDVWIHTMMCIDEMARILKEENIENEYRKLYLFYAILCHDLGKPFCTQEINGKITSHKHESLGIEPTISFLSKLTNEKKFIEIVCSLVKNHLAPFQLYLAESSLKAIKRLSLKVNIEDLCLVCLADCLGRTILDKEKCPKATSWLLEKAKELNIENKAIEPLIQGRDLIALGFKPSKKFKEILEFAFDLQLDDNLEKEFIINKIKEKY; from the coding sequence ATGTACACCACTATAATAAAATTTAATCTACCTTCTATTTTAGAAGAGATTTTAAATGACCTACAAAAAATTGGTGCAATTCCAATTTTAGTAGGTGGAAGTGTAAGAGATCACTTTTTAAATATTCCAGTAAAAGATTACGATGTAGAAATCTTTGGAATAGACTGCTTTGAAACAATTGAAAAATGCCTACAAAAATATGGTTCTGTTAAATTAGTTGGAAAATCATTTGGAGTATTAACTCTTAGCGTTGATGAGTATGATTTTGATTTTGCACTTCCAAGAAGTGAAAAAAAAGTTGGAAACTCACACCAAGACTTTGAAATAACAACAAATGCCAAACTAAGCTTCAAAGAGGCCGCTTTAAGAAGAGATTTTACTATAAATGCAATAGGATATGATTTTTCACAAAAAGAGTTTTTAGACCCCTTTGATGGAATAAATGATTTAAAAAATAAAACTATAAAACATATAAATGATAAGACTTTTATTGAAGATAGTTTACGCGTTTATAGGGCTGTGGGGTTTGCTAGTAGATTTAATTTTAAACTAGAAGAAAAAACTAAAGAACTTTGTAAACAAATAGTTTTAAGCAATGAATTAGAGTATTTACCAAAAGAGAGAATTTATGAAGAGTTTAAAAAACTCTTTTTAAAATCATCAAAACCCTCAATTGCTTTTGAACTAATGCGTGAGTTAGGAATTTTAAAATATTTTCCTGAATTAGAAGTTTTGATAAATTGTATTCAAGATAAAGAATATCATCCTGAGGGTGATGTTTGGATTCATACGATGATGTGTATTGATGAAATGGCTAGAATTTTAAAAGAAGAAAATATAGAAAATGAATATAGAAAGTTATATTTATTTTATGCAATACTTTGTCATGATTTAGGAAAACCTTTTTGTACTCAAGAGATAAATGGAAAAATAACTTCTCACAAACACGAATCTTTAGGAATAGAGCCAACAATTTCTTTTTTATCAAAACTAACAAATGAAAAAAAATTTATAGAGATAGTTTGTTCTTTAGTGAAAAATCATTTAGCACCTTTTCAACTATATTTAGCGGAATCATCATTAAAAGCAATAAAAAGATTATCTTTAAAGGTAAATATTGAAGATTTGTGTTTAGTTTGTTTGGCAGATTGTTTAGGAAGAACTATTTTAGATAAAGAGAAATGTCCAAAGGCAACTTCTTGGCTTTTAGAAAAAGCAAAAGAGTTAAATATAGAAAATAAAGCAATAGAACCTTTAATTCAAGGAAGAGATTTAATAGCTTTAGGTTTTAAACCATCTAAAAAATTTAAAGAGATTTTAGAGTTTGCATTTGATTTACAATTAGATGATAACTTAGAAAAAGAGTTCATTATTAATAAAATTAAAGAAAAATACTAA
- a CDS encoding DUF3015 family protein: MKKILSLVAVIGLTTSIYANDNTGCGLGSLIIKKQDTVALQVLAATTNGTSGSQTFGITSGTSNCSKPNNYVSNDKLNRFVSENMDELALDISAGHGETLATVAKLMNVEDNAAFSSKLQANFTSIYSSENVTSATVIDSIAKYM, from the coding sequence ATGAAAAAAATTTTAAGTTTAGTAGCTGTTATTGGATTAACAACATCAATCTATGCAAATGACAACACAGGTTGTGGGTTAGGTTCACTAATAATTAAAAAACAAGATACTGTAGCATTACAAGTATTAGCAGCAACTACAAATGGAACTTCAGGAAGTCAAACTTTTGGAATTACAAGTGGAACATCTAATTGTTCTAAACCAAATAACTATGTATCTAATGACAAATTAAATAGATTTGTTTCTGAAAATATGGATGAATTAGCATTAGATATTTCAGCAGGTCACGGTGAAACACTAGCTACTGTTGCAAAACTTATGAATGTTGAAGATAACGCTGCATTTTCTTCAAAATTACAAGCAAATTTCACTAGTATTTATTCAAGTGAAAATGTAACTTCTGCAACTGTTATTGATTCAATTGCTAAATATATGTAA
- a CDS encoding DUF4105 domain-containing protein — MLNICNFFNRKSKYFLLTFLFFTSCFASSSTNTFIEQTKLYENPYWAKLLHYRNGKSEVDSDNFFISKDGKTDLKKELFETINSLENGKNDILCRFPLRVNWLKENIPQLEKNIIQYSCAQLDEYLNAMNAKHVTMVFPTAHINSPASMYGHTFLRVSSNDDTPLISNAVNYAAKTDDTNGLIFAYKGLFGKYEGRYSILPYYEKIKEYNNLEQRDIWEYDLNLNQEEVNRLVLHAYELKDSYSDYFFFKENCSYNILWLLEVARDDLDLVSHFTFKTVPLDSIKILKPYDLIKSSNYRYSSMKKMKNILEEKIQNKEYLKAFVDKDEPLNENLSQEDKISYLDFKISYLQYQRANNDYDKKEYLEKYLKLLKQRSAYNSASNYEIKTPFNPLYSHDSARISISYDSSDSFELSLKPVYNDIYDISDGYLAGAYIDFFDLGIKKEKDKNIKLDRFTLLKIKSLAPRDMFFKPLSWGIDLGYEHFKDQSDYLKIKPEMGLTFGDEKDFIYMMIGSNIYYKDSDQLYSAGSTLGFITNRFEDFKLGASYSYDKYNKDLENNQVELFLTYKLEENSALNIKYINDDLYEKDKERVKIGISYYF; from the coding sequence TTGCTAAATATATGTAATTTTTTTAATAGAAAAAGTAAGTATTTTTTACTTACTTTTCTATTTTTTACTTCTTGTTTTGCATCTTCATCTACAAACACTTTTATTGAACAAACAAAGCTTTATGAAAATCCTTACTGGGCAAAACTTCTACATTATAGAAATGGAAAAAGTGAAGTAGATTCAGATAACTTTTTTATATCAAAAGATGGAAAAACTGATTTAAAAAAAGAGTTATTTGAAACTATAAATTCTTTAGAAAATGGTAAAAATGATATTTTATGCAGATTTCCACTAAGAGTTAATTGGTTAAAAGAAAATATTCCTCAACTTGAAAAAAATATAATTCAATACTCTTGTGCACAATTAGATGAATATCTAAACGCAATGAATGCAAAACATGTAACTATGGTTTTCCCAACAGCTCACATAAATTCTCCTGCTTCAATGTATGGGCATACATTTTTGAGAGTTTCATCAAATGATGATACACCTTTAATTTCAAATGCAGTTAATTATGCAGCAAAAACAGATGATACAAATGGATTGATTTTTGCGTATAAGGGTTTGTTTGGAAAGTATGAGGGAAGATATTCAATTTTGCCATATTATGAAAAAATAAAAGAGTATAACAATCTTGAGCAAAGGGATATTTGGGAATATGATTTAAATTTAAATCAAGAAGAGGTAAATAGATTAGTATTACACGCTTACGAATTAAAAGATTCATATTCAGATTATTTCTTTTTTAAAGAGAATTGTTCTTATAATATTTTATGGTTATTAGAAGTTGCAAGAGATGATTTAGATTTAGTTAGCCATTTCACTTTTAAAACAGTTCCTTTGGATTCTATAAAAATTTTAAAACCATATGATTTAATAAAATCATCAAATTATCGTTATTCAAGTATGAAAAAGATGAAAAATATTTTAGAAGAAAAAATACAAAACAAAGAGTATCTAAAAGCTTTTGTAGATAAAGATGAACCCTTAAATGAAAATCTAAGCCAAGAAGATAAAATCTCTTATCTAGATTTTAAAATCTCTTATTTACAATATCAAAGAGCAAATAATGATTATGATAAAAAAGAGTATTTAGAAAAATATTTAAAATTATTAAAACAAAGGAGTGCTTATAATAGTGCTTCAAATTATGAGATAAAAACTCCTTTTAATCCATTATATTCTCACGATTCTGCAAGAATTTCTATCTCTTATGATTCAAGTGATAGTTTTGAATTAAGTTTAAAACCAGTTTACAACGATATTTATGATATTAGTGATGGATATTTAGCTGGAGCTTATATTGATTTTTTTGATTTAGGTATAAAAAAAGAAAAAGATAAAAATATAAAACTAGATAGATTTACTCTACTAAAAATAAAATCACTAGCTCCACGAGATATGTTTTTTAAACCATTATCATGGGGAATTGATTTAGGATATGAGCATTTTAAAGATCAAAGTGATTATCTAAAAATAAAACCAGAAATGGGTCTTACTTTTGGAGATGAAAAAGATTTTATTTATATGATGATTGGCTCAAATATTTATTATAAAGATAGTGATCAACTATATTCAGCTGGTTCAACTTTAGGGTTTATTACAAATAGATTTGAAGATTTTAAACTAGGAGCATCTTACTCTTATGATAAATACAATAAAGACTTAGAAAATAATCAAGTTGAACTATTTTTAACTTATAAATTAGAAGAAAATTCTGCTTTAAATATAAAATATATAAATGATGATTTGTATGAAAAAGATAAAGAAAGAGTTAAAATAGGAATTTCTTACTATTTTTAA